A window of the Rhizobium viscosum genome harbors these coding sequences:
- a CDS encoding GbsR/MarR family transcriptional regulator: MNLPPLVQSFVLHFGEMGSRWGINRTVGQIYALLYVSPAPLCAEEIVDALGISRSNVSMSLRELQAWNLVLLRHKPDDRRDFFTTPDDVWVILRTLAEERKKREVDPTLSVLREILMQRPASEAERHAQERMSEMHTLIEQLTHWYEDVKQLETERLATLLSLGAKVTKLLEAKDRVVSLGRRRPNPANKS; this comes from the coding sequence ATGAACCTTCCGCCACTCGTTCAGTCCTTCGTCCTGCACTTCGGTGAAATGGGTTCCCGCTGGGGTATCAACCGTACGGTCGGCCAGATCTACGCCCTGCTCTACGTCTCGCCTGCGCCGCTCTGCGCCGAAGAAATCGTCGATGCACTCGGCATATCGCGCTCGAATGTTTCCATGAGCCTTCGCGAGCTACAAGCCTGGAACCTGGTGCTGCTGCGCCACAAGCCGGATGACCGGCGTGACTTCTTCACGACGCCCGACGATGTCTGGGTGATCCTCAGAACGCTTGCCGAAGAGCGCAAGAAGCGTGAGGTTGATCCCACGCTTTCGGTGCTGCGCGAGATCCTGATGCAGCGCCCGGCAAGCGAGGCCGAACGCCATGCGCAGGAGCGCATGAGCGAGATGCACACGCTGATCGAGCAGCTGACGCATTGGTACGAAGACGTAAAACAACTTGAAACAGAGAGACTTGCAACGTTACTCTCGTTAGGCGCGAAAGTGACTAAGTTGCTAGAGGCCAAGGACCGGGTCGTTTCGCTTGGCCGCCGCCGTCCCAATCCTGCGAACAAGAGTTAG
- the cydB gene encoding cytochrome d ubiquinol oxidase subunit II → MILHELMDYETLRIIWWVLLGVLLIAFATTDGFDLGVGALLPFVAKTDAERRVAINTIGATWEGNQVWLILAGGAIFAAWPPLYAVSFSGFYLAMFAILFALILRPVGFKYRSKRDSARWRAGWDWALFVGGFVPSLIFGVAVGNVLEGVPFRFGDDMRIFYDGSFFALLNPYALLCGLLSVAMLIMHGSAWLVLKATGQVADRARRFGSIAALAVIMLFALGGLFLWMGVVGGYRITSDISPIGPSNPLLKTVALESGAWLANYSTHPWMIIAPALGFLGAAATFLAMQTRREIATLLFSDISITGIISTVGLSMFPFILPSSLDPRSSLTVWDSSSSHLTLFIMLVVTVIFLPIIFVYTAWVYKVLWGKIDEKSVTDKNSHAY, encoded by the coding sequence ATGATCCTTCACGAACTCATGGACTATGAAACCCTGCGCATCATCTGGTGGGTGCTGCTCGGCGTGCTCCTGATCGCCTTCGCCACCACCGATGGTTTCGACCTCGGCGTCGGAGCGCTACTACCCTTCGTCGCCAAGACCGATGCGGAACGCCGTGTCGCCATCAACACGATCGGCGCCACCTGGGAAGGCAATCAGGTCTGGCTCATCCTCGCCGGCGGCGCCATCTTTGCCGCCTGGCCGCCGCTCTATGCGGTTTCCTTCTCGGGCTTCTATCTGGCGATGTTTGCGATCCTTTTCGCGCTCATCCTTCGCCCTGTTGGATTCAAGTACCGCTCAAAGCGCGACAGCGCGCGTTGGAGGGCTGGCTGGGACTGGGCGCTCTTCGTCGGCGGCTTCGTTCCCTCGCTGATCTTCGGCGTCGCCGTCGGCAATGTGCTGGAGGGTGTTCCCTTCCGCTTCGGCGACGACATGCGGATCTTCTATGACGGCTCGTTCTTCGCGCTGCTGAACCCCTATGCCCTGCTCTGCGGCCTGCTATCCGTTGCAATGCTCATCATGCACGGCAGCGCATGGCTGGTGCTGAAGGCAACGGGACAAGTAGCCGATCGGGCACGCCGCTTTGGCAGCATCGCTGCACTTGCCGTCATCATGCTCTTTGCACTCGGCGGCCTGTTCCTGTGGATGGGCGTCGTTGGCGGCTATCGCATCACCAGCGATATCAGCCCGATCGGCCCGTCGAATCCGCTGTTGAAGACGGTAGCGCTGGAAAGCGGTGCATGGCTTGCCAATTACAGCACCCATCCCTGGATGATCATCGCTCCGGCCCTCGGCTTCCTGGGCGCGGCAGCCACCTTCCTCGCCATGCAGACCCGCCGCGAGATCGCGACCCTGCTCTTCAGCGATATCTCGATAACAGGCATTATCTCGACGGTTGGTCTGTCGATGTTCCCATTCATCCTGCCTTCTTCACTCGATCCGAGGTCGAGCCTGACGGTCTGGGATTCATCATCGAGCCACCTGACACTGTTCATCATGCTGGTGGTCACGGTCATCTTCCTGCCGATCATCTTTGTCTATACCGCCTGGGTCTACAAAGTGCTGTGGGGCAAGATCGACGAGAAGAGTGTCACCGACAAGAACAGCCACGCTTACTGA
- a CDS encoding HupE/UreJ family protein encodes MKSVFKSGVFALAAAALPAVAYAHTGVGETAGLVHGFSHPISGLDHILAMVMVGVLAFQLGGRALWAVPATFVLVMAFGGALGIAGVDVPFVEAGIALSVIVLGAVVALDIRASTAVAMAIVGLFAVFHGYAHGAEMPENTGGAAYAAGFMIATALLHAVGLGVGFLIARFSERQGAFVVRTAGGLAAVAGVGILTGLI; translated from the coding sequence ATGAAATCAGTCTTCAAGAGTGGCGTCTTTGCGCTCGCGGCTGCAGCGCTTCCGGCAGTCGCCTACGCTCATACCGGCGTCGGTGAGACGGCCGGCCTCGTCCATGGTTTCAGCCATCCTATTTCCGGCCTCGATCACATCCTTGCCATGGTCATGGTCGGCGTTCTCGCCTTCCAGCTTGGTGGCCGCGCTCTCTGGGCCGTTCCCGCGACCTTCGTGCTCGTCATGGCCTTCGGTGGCGCGCTCGGCATTGCCGGTGTCGATGTGCCTTTCGTCGAGGCCGGCATCGCGCTTTCCGTCATCGTGCTCGGTGCTGTCGTCGCGCTTGATATCCGTGCCTCGACGGCAGTCGCGATGGCGATTGTCGGCCTGTTTGCAGTCTTCCACGGCTACGCGCATGGGGCCGAGATGCCTGAGAATACCGGCGGCGCTGCTTATGCCGCAGGCTTCATGATCGCAACCGCCCTGTTGCATGCAGTCGGCCTCGGCGTCGGCTTCCTCATCGCCCGCTTCAGCGAGCGTCAGGGCGCCTTTGTCGTGCGCACCGCAGGCGGTCTTGCGGCAGTTGCCGGCGTCGGTATCTTGACCGGGCTGATCTGA
- the cydD gene encoding thiol reductant ABC exporter subunit CydD yields MTSAFFDARDQQVAGMPDRKAAARKPARTKSRLRSAAMLQAFAAALWIPQAGLLAWSVGRLADGGGPADILWSAVSILLLGIVKSCLDAAGGRLAFRAARAELSEKRATAIRLLARLSPVDAGRPASGEAASVLGEQAELIVPYLSRFQPARMKASLVPLIIFACVFPISWIASLVLLFAAPLIPIFMALIGWRAQAASEKQLIATGGLNAFLLDRLRGLATIRSLDAVDATAHRLRAEAESLRTRTMAVLKIAFLSSAVLELFSALGVAMTAVYVGFTLLGEIRFGAWSGGLDLSEGLFVLLLAPAFFEPLRELSAVWHDRAAGEAALKALDRLAAEGMALPDREEAGASAANGTFNIQLENISFRYHPDHSPILDGLNLDIAAGEHVALLGASGTGKSTLLSLIAGLAPCNEGQVLIGGAVADRGKMAWIGQKPHIFAGTIAGNIALGRAGLTKTEISKALDLARLGGVANAYGHRPLGENGIGLSGGEALRLAIARAACDPDIRIILADEPTAHLDTGTAAEITESLLALAEGRTLIVATHDPVLAARMHRTVRLDAERLQEAAE; encoded by the coding sequence ATGACCAGTGCTTTCTTCGACGCGAGAGACCAGCAAGTGGCCGGGATGCCGGATCGCAAGGCCGCGGCACGCAAGCCGGCCAGGACAAAAAGCCGCCTGCGCAGCGCCGCGATGCTGCAAGCGTTTGCGGCTGCACTCTGGATTCCCCAGGCGGGGCTGCTCGCCTGGTCCGTCGGCAGGCTCGCCGATGGCGGAGGCCCTGCCGATATCCTCTGGTCCGCGGTCTCCATCCTGTTGCTCGGCATCGTAAAAAGCTGTCTCGATGCGGCTGGCGGCCGCCTTGCTTTTCGCGCAGCACGCGCTGAACTCAGCGAAAAACGCGCCACCGCCATCCGCCTGCTTGCCCGTCTTTCGCCTGTTGACGCCGGCCGCCCTGCGTCTGGTGAGGCCGCCAGCGTTCTCGGCGAACAGGCTGAGCTGATCGTGCCCTATCTCTCCCGTTTCCAGCCGGCGCGGATGAAGGCAAGCCTCGTGCCGCTCATCATCTTTGCCTGCGTATTTCCCATCTCCTGGATTGCTTCGCTCGTGCTGCTGTTTGCGGCGCCGCTCATTCCGATCTTCATGGCGCTGATTGGCTGGCGCGCGCAGGCTGCGAGCGAAAAGCAGCTTATCGCAACGGGTGGCCTCAACGCTTTCCTGCTCGACCGTCTACGCGGTCTTGCGACGATCCGCTCTCTCGACGCGGTCGATGCTACAGCGCACCGGCTCCGCGCAGAAGCAGAATCGCTTCGCACGCGTACTATGGCAGTGCTGAAGATCGCTTTCCTGTCTTCGGCTGTGCTCGAACTCTTTTCGGCACTCGGCGTGGCAATGACCGCCGTCTATGTCGGCTTCACCCTGCTCGGCGAAATCCGCTTCGGCGCCTGGTCGGGCGGCCTTGACCTTTCTGAGGGCCTGTTCGTCCTGCTGCTGGCGCCTGCCTTTTTCGAACCACTGCGTGAACTCTCCGCCGTCTGGCATGACCGTGCCGCGGGCGAGGCCGCGCTGAAGGCACTGGACAGGCTCGCTGCCGAAGGCATGGCGCTTCCCGATCGCGAAGAGGCCGGAGCTTCCGCAGCGAACGGGACCTTCAATATCCAACTGGAAAATATCAGCTTTCGTTATCACCCTGATCATTCGCCGATCCTTGATGGCCTCAATCTCGATATTGCCGCCGGCGAGCACGTAGCACTGCTTGGCGCCAGCGGTACCGGCAAATCAACATTGTTGTCGCTGATCGCCGGCCTGGCGCCCTGCAATGAGGGCCAGGTTCTGATTGGCGGCGCTGTGGCAGATCGCGGCAAAATGGCCTGGATCGGCCAGAAGCCGCATATCTTTGCAGGCACCATTGCCGGTAATATTGCGCTGGGACGAGCCGGCCTCACCAAGACAGAAATCTCCAAGGCGCTCGATCTCGCAAGGCTTGGCGGTGTCGCGAATGCCTACGGACATCGCCCGCTCGGTGAAAACGGCATCGGCCTTTCTGGCGGCGAGGCGCTGCGCCTTGCGATCGCACGGGCTGCCTGCGACCCCGATATCCGCATCATCCTTGCTGACGAGCCGACTGCGCATCTCGATACCGGGACGGCCGCCGAGATCACCGAGAGCCTGCTCGCTCTTGCCGAGGGCCGCACGCTGATCGTCGCAACGCACGACCCGGTGCTGGCCGCACGCATGCACCGCACTGTCCGCCTCGATGCCGAGCGTCTTCAGGAGGCTGCCGAATGA
- a CDS encoding amino acid ABC transporter ATP-binding/permease protein has translation MTSFPRDIKPVVRLFMQTRSKELLLGAGLSAATVTAGIALLGLSGWFITATALAGLSVTVAATFDVFAPSASIRFLAILRTAARYGERLTTHNATLAVLAALRERLFRGWASAGAARALLNRPARLLFRLTADIDALDSLYLRVLVPAAVAVGTALVASVTLGLMHPLFGVLFGLCLVLVGLGLPLAAGRLALKHARRRTYGIETIRSRTIDLVAGQTDLLMANRLAAQQQAIAAADAYTASADDRLNRIETGVSFGFGLVSTALLVAALLISATLMQTGTITAPIAALGVLVAFAATEPFAALRRGAMEFGRTMLAAKRIAPRLSAVQADFTPTAPAHELAFALQNVAVAHDAAALPALWDVTLELRRGEHMALVGSSGAGKSTLLSLLAGELPLASGMAVALDATLLTQRTELFQDTLRGNLVLAAPDADDDRLRDALAAAGLIADVDALPSGLDTPLGEGGMGLSGGQSRRLALARLFLRDTPLWLLDEPTEGLDGRTARDVLHRLALKAEGRALVIATHIRREAALADLIAVIDGGRITEVSRRGEAAFEKTLGRLRPD, from the coding sequence ATGACCTCTTTCCCTAGAGACATCAAACCGGTGGTGCGCCTGTTCATGCAAACGCGCAGCAAGGAACTACTGCTCGGCGCCGGACTGTCGGCGGCAACCGTCACGGCTGGCATCGCCCTGCTCGGCCTATCCGGCTGGTTCATTACCGCAACCGCGCTTGCAGGTCTCTCGGTAACCGTTGCCGCGACCTTCGACGTCTTCGCGCCATCGGCCAGCATCCGTTTCCTTGCCATCCTGCGCACGGCTGCACGCTATGGCGAAAGACTGACGACCCACAACGCGACGCTCGCCGTGCTCGCCGCCCTTCGCGAACGCCTGTTCCGCGGCTGGGCCTCCGCCGGTGCGGCGCGCGCGCTTCTCAACCGTCCGGCCCGGCTGCTCTTCCGGCTGACCGCCGATATCGATGCGTTGGATTCGCTCTATCTTCGCGTCCTGGTGCCGGCAGCCGTAGCAGTCGGCACGGCACTTGTCGCCAGCGTGACACTCGGCCTGATGCATCCGCTGTTCGGCGTGCTCTTCGGCCTTTGCCTCGTTCTGGTAGGGCTTGGCCTGCCGCTCGCTGCCGGCCGGCTGGCGCTGAAGCACGCCCGCCGCCGCACTTACGGCATCGAAACCATCCGGTCGCGGACCATCGATCTCGTCGCTGGGCAGACCGATCTTCTCATGGCAAACCGCCTTGCCGCACAGCAGCAGGCAATCGCTGCCGCAGACGCCTATACCGCAAGTGCCGACGACCGGTTGAACCGGATCGAGACCGGCGTGAGCTTCGGCTTCGGGCTCGTCTCGACCGCCCTGCTGGTCGCGGCATTGCTGATATCAGCAACGTTGATGCAGACCGGCACGATCACCGCCCCCATAGCCGCACTCGGCGTGCTTGTCGCCTTTGCCGCAACAGAACCCTTTGCCGCATTGCGCCGCGGCGCGATGGAATTCGGCAGGACGATGCTGGCGGCCAAGCGCATCGCACCACGCCTTTCGGCCGTTCAAGCGGATTTCACGCCCACGGCTCCGGCTCATGAACTCGCCTTCGCGCTGCAGAATGTAGCCGTCGCCCATGACGCGGCGGCACTGCCGGCCTTGTGGGACGTGACGCTCGAACTTCGCCGCGGCGAGCACATGGCCTTGGTCGGCAGCAGTGGCGCCGGCAAATCGACCCTGCTATCGCTGCTTGCAGGCGAATTGCCGCTGGCCTCCGGCATGGCCGTAGCGCTCGACGCAACGTTGCTTACCCAGCGCACCGAGCTTTTCCAGGATACGCTGCGCGGCAACCTCGTACTCGCAGCGCCAGATGCCGATGACGACCGGTTGCGCGATGCGCTTGCCGCTGCCGGCCTGATTGCCGATGTCGATGCGCTGCCATCAGGCCTCGATACGCCGCTCGGGGAAGGCGGCATGGGGCTTTCCGGCGGCCAGTCGCGCCGGCTGGCACTCGCCCGCCTCTTCCTACGCGACACGCCGCTCTGGCTGCTCGACGAGCCGACCGAGGGGCTTGATGGCCGCACCGCACGCGATGTGCTGCATCGCCTCGCGCTTAAAGCCGAAGGCCGAGCACTGGTTATCGCTACGCATATTCGCCGCGAGGCGGCGCTTGCGGACCTGATCGCCGTCATCGACGGCGGTCGCATCACAGAGGTTTCGCGCCGTGGAGAGGCGGCGTTCGAAAAGACGCTCGGCCGGCTTCGGCCGGATTGA
- the cydX gene encoding cytochrome bd-I oxidase subunit CydX: MWYFAWILGLPLAASFAVLNAMWYELMDDEAKKKASGERR; encoded by the coding sequence ATGTGGTATTTCGCATGGATACTCGGCCTGCCGCTGGCAGCCTCTTTCGCCGTCCTCAACGCCATGTGGTACGAGTTGATGGATGACGAAGCCAAGAAGAAGGCTTCGGGCGAACGCCGATAA
- a CDS encoding cytochrome ubiquinol oxidase subunit I: MELDIVALSRFQFALTALYHFLFVPLTLGLSVLLAIMETTYVMTGRQIWRQMTKFWGTLFGINFVLGVATGIVMEFQFGMNWSYYSYYVGDIFGAPLAIEGLMAFFLEATFVGLFFFGWDKLSKVGHLVATWAVALGSNFSALWILIANGWMQNPIGSALNPQTMRMEITSFFDVVFNPVAQAKFVHTVSAGYVCASIFVLGVSAWYMLKGRHIELAKRSMTVAASFGLASALSVVVLGDESGYLATENQKMKLAAIEAMWKTEPAPAAFTAFGFPDQEARETHFAVHIPWVMGLIGTRSLTTEIPGIDKLEQQAEVRIRDGIKAYDALTQIRSAPAQDQVAQEVRSSFEDLGHDLGYALLLKRYVDDPRQATDEQITQAARDTIPHVPTLFWSFRIMVGLGMFFIVLTATFFWLSARRHLDKYPLLLRIAVFAIPLPWIAIEAGWVVAEIGRQPWVIEGVLPTAVAVSNHGAWAVLLTIIGFAALYTTLIIIEMSLMLRAIRQGPEPDHEPEAKLISETLVPAAE; the protein is encoded by the coding sequence ATGGAATTAGACATCGTAGCGCTATCGCGCTTCCAATTTGCGCTGACTGCGCTTTATCATTTCCTGTTCGTGCCCTTGACGCTCGGCCTTTCCGTGCTGCTTGCCATCATGGAAACGACCTATGTCATGACCGGCCGCCAGATCTGGCGGCAGATGACGAAATTCTGGGGCACGCTGTTCGGCATCAATTTCGTGCTGGGCGTCGCAACCGGCATCGTCATGGAGTTCCAGTTCGGCATGAACTGGAGCTATTACAGCTATTATGTCGGCGATATCTTCGGCGCCCCACTAGCAATCGAAGGCCTGATGGCCTTCTTCCTCGAAGCGACCTTCGTCGGCCTTTTCTTCTTCGGCTGGGACAAGCTGTCGAAGGTCGGCCATCTGGTCGCCACCTGGGCGGTCGCGCTCGGCTCGAATTTCTCCGCACTCTGGATCCTCATCGCCAACGGCTGGATGCAGAACCCGATCGGTTCCGCGCTCAATCCGCAGACGATGCGCATGGAGATAACAAGCTTCTTCGACGTGGTCTTCAATCCCGTCGCCCAGGCAAAGTTCGTCCATACGGTTTCGGCTGGCTACGTCTGCGCCTCGATCTTCGTGCTCGGCGTTTCGGCCTGGTACATGCTGAAAGGCCGGCATATCGAGCTTGCCAAGCGTTCGATGACGGTCGCCGCCTCCTTCGGCCTCGCCTCGGCGCTGTCGGTGGTCGTGCTCGGCGATGAAAGCGGCTATCTCGCCACCGAAAACCAGAAGATGAAGCTCGCCGCGATCGAAGCCATGTGGAAGACGGAGCCGGCACCGGCTGCCTTCACCGCCTTCGGTTTCCCGGACCAGGAAGCACGCGAGACACATTTCGCGGTCCATATCCCCTGGGTCATGGGCCTGATCGGCACACGTTCGCTGACGACGGAAATCCCCGGTATCGACAAGCTGGAACAGCAAGCCGAGGTCCGCATCCGCGACGGTATCAAGGCCTATGACGCACTGACGCAAATCCGCTCTGCACCGGCTCAAGATCAGGTTGCCCAGGAAGTGCGTTCCTCTTTCGAGGACCTTGGCCATGATCTCGGCTATGCCCTGCTCCTGAAGCGCTATGTCGACGATCCGCGCCAAGCGACTGACGAACAGATCACCCAGGCGGCACGCGACACCATCCCGCATGTGCCGACGCTCTTCTGGTCGTTCCGCATCATGGTCGGCCTCGGCATGTTCTTCATCGTGCTGACGGCAACCTTCTTCTGGCTGTCGGCCCGCCGGCATCTGGACAAGTATCCGTTGCTGCTGCGCATCGCCGTCTTCGCCATCCCACTACCCTGGATCGCGATCGAGGCCGGCTGGGTGGTTGCCGAAATCGGCCGTCAGCCCTGGGTGATTGAAGGCGTGCTGCCGACGGCAGTCGCCGTCTCCAATCACGGCGCCTGGGCAGTGCTGCTTACCATCATCGGCTTTGCCGCGCTCTATACGACGCTCATCATCATCGAGATGAGCCTTATGCTCAGGGCGATCCGCCAGGGACCGGAACCCGACCACGAGCCGGAAGCTAAGCTCATTTCCGAAACCCTCGTTCCCGCCGCGGAGTAA
- a CDS encoding VOC family protein, with protein MLKSFEHIGMTVSNMDRAIEFYCGLLGLKLHLRKQMPDGMQVAFLDAGGGMLEVFGPPGGVARAVDLPEGTAGVKHITFYFENVEETFARLEAAGVEIKERPRFAVHSEMLNKIAFVRDPDGIIVELAERSQNRLG; from the coding sequence GTGCTGAAATCGTTCGAGCATATCGGCATGACGGTCAGCAATATGGATCGCGCCATCGAATTTTATTGCGGATTGCTGGGGTTGAAGTTGCACCTGCGCAAGCAGATGCCTGACGGCATGCAGGTCGCCTTTCTCGATGCCGGCGGCGGCATGTTGGAGGTTTTCGGACCACCCGGCGGTGTTGCAAGGGCGGTCGATCTTCCCGAGGGGACGGCTGGCGTCAAACACATCACCTTCTATTTCGAGAATGTCGAAGAAACTTTCGCCCGGTTGGAAGCGGCGGGCGTCGAAATCAAGGAACGTCCGCGCTTTGCCGTCCATTCCGAGATGCTGAACAAGATCGCCTTTGTTCGCGATCCCGACGGTATCATCGTCGAGCTTGCAGAGCGCTCACAGAACCGGCTTGGCTGA
- a CDS encoding hydroxyacid dehydrogenase, translating to MTNTERPLAISAPEPRTLDLIFSDRARAELNAKYEIVEADPENIAGLGDDVIGKARYIIGQPPLSAETLGRMPQLRSILNVESNLLNNMPYEILFQRGIHVVTTGQVFAEPVAEIGLGFALSLARGIVDADVAFREGNELWGGEGNTSARLLSGSEIGIVGFGDLGKALRRVLSGFRARIRVFDPWMPRSILEENSVEAASLNDVLTQSDFVFVVASVTSENRGFLGADAFASMRKGAAFILLSRADVVDFDALIAAVAAGHIVAASDVYPQEPLPSDHPVRSLKGFIRSAHRAGALDSAFKKMGDMVLEDMDLMDRGLPPMRCKRAERETVSRMRSKPVSVN from the coding sequence ATGACGAATACCGAAAGGCCGTTGGCGATCAGCGCGCCGGAGCCGCGCACGCTCGACCTGATCTTCAGCGACAGGGCACGCGCCGAACTTAATGCTAAATACGAGATCGTCGAGGCCGATCCTGAAAACATTGCTGGCCTCGGCGATGATGTCATCGGCAAGGCGCGCTACATCATCGGTCAGCCACCGCTTTCGGCGGAAACGCTTGGTCGTATGCCGCAGCTTCGCTCGATCCTCAATGTCGAGAGCAACCTCCTCAACAACATGCCCTACGAGATCCTTTTCCAGCGCGGCATCCATGTGGTGACGACGGGGCAAGTTTTTGCCGAACCAGTGGCGGAGATTGGCCTTGGTTTTGCGTTGAGCCTAGCGCGCGGTATCGTCGATGCCGATGTGGCTTTCCGGGAGGGCAATGAACTCTGGGGCGGTGAGGGCAATACGAGTGCCCGGCTATTATCGGGTTCCGAGATTGGCATTGTCGGTTTCGGCGATCTCGGCAAGGCGCTGCGGCGAGTTCTGTCGGGCTTTCGCGCCAGGATCAGGGTTTTCGATCCCTGGATGCCTCGCTCGATCCTGGAAGAAAATAGTGTAGAGGCCGCGAGCTTGAACGACGTGCTGACGCAAAGCGATTTCGTCTTTGTCGTTGCTTCCGTCACCAGCGAAAACAGAGGCTTCCTCGGCGCGGATGCGTTTGCCAGCATGCGCAAGGGTGCCGCCTTCATCCTGCTCAGCCGCGCCGATGTCGTCGATTTCGATGCGTTGATCGCAGCCGTCGCGGCAGGCCATATCGTTGCTGCAAGCGATGTCTATCCGCAGGAGCCACTGCCGTCGGACCATCCGGTGCGCAGTCTCAAGGGTTTCATTCGCTCGGCCCATCGTGCCGGTGCGCTCGATAGCGCCTTCAAGAAGATGGGCGACATGGTGCTCGAGGATATGGATCTGATGGATCGCGGTTTGCCGCCGATGCGCTGTAAGCGAGCGGAGCGCGAAACGGTGTCCCGCATGCGCTCCAAACCCGTTTCAGTCAATTAA